The following are encoded together in the Cerasicoccus sp. TK19100 genome:
- a CDS encoding LamG-like jellyroll fold domain-containing protein — translation MNSFAYAALASTFSLAATVSHATLTAYWDFEDGLAATSTDMSISPFTTSETFPTGSSIVAGGVTGSNFSYHSTGANGSFINTNVSGTSMGITGSGSKTLVAWVKSDTVGAWNNGDRYGILSYSPDGGSGSGDSLRLLIDENAGGLRFEVSAGFIALSQTNLDDGNWHMLAVVINAGDTVGDVDLYLDGEFLAHDSSGTPTRFINTGTSATPGNIANMAIGATQNTVGGGADAFKGQIDGVRVYDEALSEVALDNIYTTVPEPQTYALVGAIGLAVFVLRRRK, via the coding sequence ATGAACTCCTTTGCCTACGCTGCCTTAGCCAGCACTTTCAGCCTGGCCGCTACTGTCTCCCACGCGACCCTGACCGCTTACTGGGACTTCGAAGACGGCCTCGCTGCAACAAGCACCGACATGTCGATCTCCCCCTTCACGACCAGCGAAACTTTCCCTACGGGTAGCTCCATCGTCGCTGGTGGCGTAACCGGCTCTAATTTTTCCTACCACAGCACGGGCGCGAATGGCTCGTTTATCAACACCAATGTCAGCGGCACCTCGATGGGCATTACCGGCAGCGGTAGCAAAACACTGGTTGCCTGGGTGAAGAGCGACACCGTAGGGGCCTGGAACAACGGCGACCGCTATGGCATCCTCAGCTACTCACCCGATGGCGGCAGTGGCAGCGGCGACAGCCTGAGATTGTTGATCGATGAGAATGCGGGTGGTTTACGTTTCGAGGTCAGCGCTGGCTTTATTGCGCTAAGCCAAACGAATCTGGACGATGGCAACTGGCACATGCTCGCCGTCGTGATCAACGCCGGTGACACCGTGGGCGATGTCGATCTATACCTCGATGGCGAATTCCTCGCTCACGATTCTTCCGGCACGCCCACGCGCTTTATCAATACCGGAACGTCGGCGACCCCTGGCAACATCGCCAACATGGCCATTGGCGCGACTCAGAACACCGTGGGCGGTGGCGCAGATGCCTTCAAGGGCCAGATCGACGGCGTGCGGGTTTACGACGAAGCATTAAGTGAAGTCGCTTTGGACAATATTTACACCACCGTTCCAGAGCCGCAGACTTATGCGCTCGTAGGTGCCATCGGCTTGGCGGTCTTCGTATTGCGCCGCCGCAAGTAA